A genomic region of Trichothermofontia sichuanensis B231 contains the following coding sequences:
- a CDS encoding Ni/Fe hydrogenase subunit alpha, translated as MAKTVVIDPVSRIEGHAKISIFLDDAGQVSDAHFHVTEFRGFEKFCEGRPMWEMAGITARICGICPVSHVMASAKTGDKIQAVKIPPAGEKLRRLMNLGQIIQSHALSFFHLSSPDFLLGWDSDPATRNVFGLMSADPDLARSGIRLRQFGQKTIELLGASKIHPAWAVPGGVREPLTEEGRAWLRNRLPESRQTIATALDLFKRLLDQFATEVNVFGNFPSLFMGLVSPTGEWEHYGGHLRFCDSEGNIIADGLSEDNYQDFIGEAVEPWSYLKFPYYKPLGYPAGIYRVGPLARLNVCDRMGVEAADRELREYRDRIGGRVANSSFLYHYARLVEILAALELMEQLIDDPDILSHRTRASAGINQLEGVGVSEAPRGTLFHHYQVTEQGLIKKVNLIIATGQNNLPMNRTVAQIARHYIKGPEIPEGMLNRVEAGIRAFDPCLSCSTHAIGQMPMQVELIAADGRVLDRRCRD; from the coding sequence ATGGCTAAAACGGTTGTTATTGATCCAGTTTCCCGTATTGAAGGACACGCTAAGATCTCGATCTTTCTGGATGATGCGGGGCAGGTATCCGATGCCCATTTCCACGTGACCGAATTTCGGGGTTTTGAGAAATTCTGCGAAGGGCGACCCATGTGGGAAATGGCCGGGATTACGGCCCGGATTTGTGGCATCTGTCCGGTCAGCCACGTCATGGCCTCGGCCAAAACGGGCGACAAAATTCAAGCGGTCAAAATTCCGCCTGCGGGTGAGAAACTGCGGCGGCTGATGAACCTAGGCCAAATCATCCAATCCCATGCCCTCAGCTTTTTCCACCTCAGTAGCCCGGATTTTCTCCTCGGTTGGGATAGTGATCCTGCCACCCGCAATGTCTTTGGTCTGATGAGTGCCGATCCCGATTTGGCTCGTAGTGGCATTCGGCTGCGTCAGTTTGGCCAGAAAACCATTGAACTTCTGGGGGCTAGCAAAATTCACCCAGCCTGGGCGGTCCCTGGGGGTGTGCGAGAACCCCTCACCGAAGAAGGTCGCGCATGGTTGCGCAATCGCTTGCCAGAGTCGCGCCAGACGATCGCGACCGCCCTGGACCTGTTCAAACGCTTACTGGATCAATTTGCCACCGAAGTTAATGTCTTCGGGAACTTCCCGTCTTTGTTCATGGGCCTGGTCAGTCCTACGGGCGAATGGGAGCACTACGGCGGTCACCTGCGCTTCTGTGACAGCGAGGGCAATATCATTGCCGATGGGCTTTCGGAAGATAATTACCAGGACTTCATTGGGGAAGCCGTCGAACCCTGGTCCTACTTGAAATTCCCCTATTACAAACCGCTGGGCTATCCGGCTGGTATTTATCGCGTGGGTCCCCTAGCACGGTTGAATGTGTGCGATCGCATGGGGGTAGAAGCCGCCGATCGGGAACTGCGCGAATATCGCGATCGCATTGGTGGACGGGTTGCCAACTCTTCCTTCCTGTATCACTACGCTCGCTTGGTGGAAATTTTAGCGGCCCTTGAATTGATGGAGCAGTTGATCGATGATCCGGACATTCTCTCCCATCGTACCCGTGCTTCGGCTGGCATTAATCAATTAGAAGGCGTCGGCGTTAGCGAAGCTCCCCGTGGCACCCTATTCCACCATTATCAGGTCACAGAACAGGGTTTGATCAAAAAGGTGAATCTGATCATCGCGACGGGTCAAAATAACCTGCCGATGAACCGCACCGTTGCCCAAATCGCCCGCCATTACATCAAGGGTCCGGAAATCCCAGAAGGGATGTTGAACCGGGTTGAAGCTGGCATACGGGCCTTTGATCCCTGCCTGAGTTGTTCCACCCATGCGATCGGGCAAATGCCGATGCAGGTAGAATTAATTGCCGCCGATGGTCGCGTGCTCGATCGTCGCTGCCGGGATTGA
- a CDS encoding (2Fe-2S) ferredoxin domain-containing protein, whose protein sequence is MAKENLYLCMGSACHQLGVYEVLPKLQSLISEYDLSDCIELKGSFCLESCSCGIVMKFHDNLFINISPQNVEDKFLMEILPAIQQEQADRLATP, encoded by the coding sequence ATGGCCAAGGAAAATTTATATCTGTGTATGGGATCGGCTTGTCACCAGTTGGGGGTCTATGAAGTATTACCCAAGCTCCAAAGCTTAATCAGTGAATATGATCTAAGCGATTGCATTGAACTCAAAGGATCTTTCTGCTTGGAAAGCTGTAGTTGCGGCATTGTCATGAAATTTCATGATAATCTATTTATTAATATCAGCCCTCAGAACGTCGAAGATAAATTTTTGATGGAAATTTTACCCGCCATTCAGCAAGAACAGGCTGATCGTCTGGCAACACCTTAA
- a CDS encoding PAS domain-containing protein: protein MDSDNHQKNLWELLWEYDPNALIVVDAAMRIKLVNPAFCQMFGVDRETIIGQDAADVLDDTKDFEYVWQHQEIIRNKEKEYLDRNLYVRQVIFPIPEEDLIACIIVDLSHERERRKQLIQLKNETVKQVNEVVDNQMKIVQEIAGLLGETTAETKVSLLRIIQMLEKA, encoded by the coding sequence ATGGATTCAGATAATCACCAGAAAAATCTGTGGGAACTCCTCTGGGAATATGACCCCAATGCTCTGATTGTGGTTGATGCTGCAATGCGAATCAAGCTGGTCAATCCCGCATTCTGCCAAATGTTTGGGGTCGATCGTGAGACCATTATCGGTCAGGATGCTGCTGATGTCCTCGATGATACCAAAGACTTTGAATATGTCTGGCAACATCAAGAGATCATTCGTAATAAGGAGAAGGAGTATCTCGATCGTAATCTTTATGTACGTCAGGTGATTTTCCCGATTCCAGAGGAAGACTTGATTGCCTGTATTATCGTAGACCTGAGCCACGAGCGCGAGCGGCGAAAACAACTCATTCAGTTGAAGAATGAGACTGTCAAGCAGGTTAATGAAGTTGTCGATAATCAAATGAAAATTGTCCAAGAGATTGCTGGGTTGCTGGGGGAAACCACAGCAGAGACCAAGGTTAGTTTGTTAAGAATTATTCAGATGTTAGAGAAAGCGTGA
- a CDS encoding SpoIIE family protein phosphatase: protein MSVDNFLDIYSLSLNKKGEELCGDKVKYLKGEKRTIIVLSDGLGSGVKANILATLTTEILINMLSADVPLEEVLKTTIATLPICKVRKIAYSTFTIIRINHETSHFKVINFDNPDVIYLKQGHTHKLDIRVEKILDKKIKFAEGVLERGDFLAAISDGVLYAGLGVELNFGWGWDNISQYLEGVLLQRAHNSRVIVRDVINKTHSLYHGEIGDDATFVGVYVRKRNPLIIFTGPPLDESKDELYVEKFLNFEGRKVICGGTTGNIVANYLGDTIEMDIATMRRDLPPIGFLNGVDLLTEGILTISKATEYIKSCQGDIGRLPFDANGAYFLAKEILEADSILFLVGQKINEFYQNPLLPKNISIRRSLIEDLVKFLRDCQKEVQIEYC, encoded by the coding sequence TTGAGCGTCGATAACTTTCTTGATATCTATAGCCTGAGTCTGAATAAAAAAGGAGAAGAATTATGTGGTGATAAGGTTAAGTACCTTAAGGGGGAAAAACGCACGATTATTGTTCTTTCGGATGGATTGGGCAGCGGAGTTAAAGCCAATATCCTGGCAACCCTAACGACTGAAATCCTGATCAATATGCTCAGTGCCGATGTTCCCCTCGAAGAGGTGCTTAAAACGACGATCGCGACCCTACCGATTTGCAAAGTTCGTAAAATTGCCTACTCAACGTTTACAATTATTCGGATTAATCACGAAACCAGTCATTTCAAAGTCATCAATTTTGATAATCCCGATGTTATTTATCTTAAGCAGGGGCATACCCATAAGTTAGATATCAGGGTTGAGAAAATCCTGGATAAAAAAATAAAGTTTGCAGAAGGTGTCCTCGAACGGGGTGATTTCCTTGCGGCGATTAGTGATGGGGTTTTATATGCGGGATTGGGCGTAGAACTTAACTTTGGTTGGGGTTGGGACAATATCAGTCAATACCTCGAAGGCGTTCTGCTCCAACGTGCTCACAACTCGCGGGTCATTGTCCGAGATGTTATTAACAAAACCCACAGCTTATATCACGGGGAAATTGGGGATGATGCGACCTTCGTTGGTGTTTATGTGCGTAAGCGCAATCCCCTGATCATTTTCACTGGGCCTCCTCTCGATGAAAGTAAAGATGAACTCTATGTCGAAAAATTTCTCAATTTTGAAGGTCGTAAGGTTATCTGTGGCGGTACAACTGGTAATATTGTCGCTAACTATTTAGGGGATACGATCGAGATGGATATTGCGACTATGCGTCGAGATTTACCGCCGATCGGATTCCTCAATGGCGTTGATCTGTTAACCGAAGGAATTCTGACTATTTCTAAGGCAACTGAATATATTAAAAGCTGTCAGGGTGATATTGGTCGTCTCCCGTTTGATGCAAATGGTGCCTATTTCCTGGCCAAGGAAATCCTGGAAGCAGACTCAATTCTGTTTCTAGTGGGGCAGAAAATTAACGAGTTTTACCAGAATCCACTCCTACCCAAAAATATCTCAATCCGGCGGAGCTTAATTGAAGATTTAGTTAAATTTTTACGGGATTGCCAAAAAGAAGTACAAATTGAGTATTGCTAG
- the hypA gene encoding hydrogenase maturation nickel metallochaperone HypA produces MHEVSLMEQTVDMAVACAIAQGAEKIHAIKLRIGDLSGVIPEAMQFAFSVVTAGTIAEGATLAIESVPARCYCPTCQQEFEPQDVIYACPHCNQLSTEIRQGKELELAAVEVS; encoded by the coding sequence ATGCATGAAGTGAGCCTGATGGAGCAGACGGTGGATATGGCTGTAGCCTGCGCGATCGCCCAGGGAGCCGAAAAAATTCATGCGATTAAGCTGCGCATTGGCGATCTATCGGGGGTGATTCCGGAAGCCATGCAGTTTGCCTTTAGTGTGGTCACGGCGGGCACGATCGCCGAAGGGGCGACGTTAGCGATCGAATCCGTCCCAGCCCGGTGCTATTGCCCCACCTGTCAACAGGAATTTGAACCTCAGGATGTTATTTATGCTTGTCCGCACTGTAATCAGTTGAGTACCGAAATTCGCCAAGGAAAAGAGTTAGAATTAGCCGCCGTGGAGGTTTCCTAA
- a CDS encoding NADH-quinone oxidoreductase subunit B family protein, with protein MDKIKLATIWLGGCSGCHMSFLDLDEWLFDLAAQVDLVFSPIADIKTYPEGVDICLVEGSIANEDNLELVRQARARTKVLISFGDCAVTANVPAMRNPLGSAKPVLERCYLELGDVQTQIPHEPGIVPPLLDRVRPVHELVPVDAYLPGCPPPADRIRTFLEMALRGEPLHLKGREMLKFG; from the coding sequence GACAATCTGGCTGGGGGGCTGCTCTGGCTGTCACATGTCGTTCTTGGATCTAGACGAATGGTTATTTGATCTGGCGGCCCAGGTGGATCTGGTGTTTAGTCCGATCGCGGATATCAAGACCTACCCAGAGGGGGTCGATATCTGCTTGGTGGAGGGATCGATCGCCAATGAAGATAATCTGGAACTGGTTAGGCAGGCGCGGGCGCGGACGAAGGTGTTGATCTCCTTTGGGGACTGTGCTGTCACGGCTAACGTCCCGGCAATGCGCAACCCGTTGGGCAGTGCCAAACCCGTACTGGAACGCTGCTACCTGGAACTGGGGGACGTCCAGACCCAGATTCCGCACGAACCGGGGATTGTACCACCCTTGCTCGATCGCGTGCGTCCCGTGCATGAACTGGTGCCCGTAGATGCCTACTTACCAGGCTGTCCGCCCCCCGCCGATCGCATTCGCACCTTTCTGGAAATGGCCCTGCGGGGTGAACCGTTACACCTGAAAGGGCGGGAAATGTTGAAGTTTGGCTAA
- a CDS encoding CP12 domain-containing protein, whose product MMKKASEIMTQDVVTIRGSATVAEAIALMKQRGWTALIVDRRHEQDAYGIVTESDIVYKVIAYGLDPKKMRVYEIMTKPCIVVNPDLGVEYVARLFANTGIHRAPVIKDKLLGIVSLTDILEKGDAFERPKAVLLEEAIQAAIAEARRICAEKGPNSKECAAAWDAVEEMQAEAAHQQAKRLEKTAFEQYCEEFPDAIEARIYDS is encoded by the coding sequence ATGATGAAAAAAGCGTCAGAAATCATGACTCAGGATGTGGTGACGATTCGGGGGTCAGCCACAGTAGCCGAGGCGATCGCGCTGATGAAACAGCGGGGGTGGACGGCTCTGATCGTCGATCGGCGGCATGAACAGGACGCCTATGGGATTGTGACCGAAAGCGACATTGTGTATAAGGTCATTGCTTATGGTCTAGATCCAAAGAAAATGCGGGTCTATGAAATCATGACCAAGCCTTGCATTGTCGTGAATCCCGATCTGGGTGTGGAGTATGTCGCCCGCTTGTTTGCCAATACGGGGATTCATCGTGCCCCGGTGATTAAGGACAAACTGCTGGGGATAGTTTCCCTGACGGATATTCTGGAGAAGGGGGATGCCTTTGAGCGTCCCAAGGCGGTGTTGCTGGAGGAAGCGATTCAAGCCGCGATCGCCGAAGCCCGTAGAATTTGTGCTGAAAAAGGCCCTAACTCGAAGGAGTGTGCAGCGGCCTGGGATGCCGTCGAGGAAATGCAGGCAGAAGCCGCCCACCAACAGGCTAAGCGTTTAGAGAAAACGGCGTTTGAGCAATACTGCGAGGAGTTCCCCGACGCCATTGAAGCCCGCATTTATGACAGCTAA
- the hypB gene encoding hydrogenase nickel incorporation protein HypB: protein MCQTCGCVVTGEVTIDGAVLDAEMAHSHFHHPNQAHTYTHNHQHSHYHHHLHHNHLHHPDHAYAHTEHVHDTRGVTATISDRSDTGTTIQPRTLTIAQGILNKNDRLAERNRGYFQAKGLLVLNVVSSPGSGKTALLERLLQDWPQQGEQQRGVGVIVGDLETDNDAQRLRTAGDAIVQITTGTACHLEAEMIAQAAQKLDLDQLELLVIENVGNLVCPAAYDLGEDLRIVLLSVTEGEDKPLKYAPMFKTADAIVINKIDIAVAVGFDRDRAIANLHKVAPQAPIFEVSARTGTGLEAWYAYLQGQRERKATTIMGS from the coding sequence ATGTGTCAAACCTGCGGATGTGTGGTCACCGGAGAAGTCACGATCGATGGCGCTGTGCTAGATGCTGAAATGGCCCATTCCCATTTCCATCATCCTAATCAGGCTCATACCTATACCCACAACCATCAACACTCCCATTATCATCATCATTTACATCATAATCATTTACATCACCCTGATCATGCTTATGCCCATACTGAGCACGTCCACGACACCAGAGGCGTTACTGCCACAATCTCCGATCGCTCAGACACGGGTACAACGATTCAACCCCGCACTTTGACAATCGCCCAGGGAATTCTCAACAAAAACGATCGACTCGCAGAACGTAATCGGGGTTACTTTCAAGCCAAAGGGTTACTGGTTTTGAATGTCGTTTCTTCTCCGGGTTCCGGCAAAACTGCCCTCTTGGAACGTTTACTGCAAGATTGGCCGCAGCAAGGTGAACAGCAGCGTGGCGTCGGGGTCATTGTCGGGGATTTGGAAACGGATAATGATGCCCAGCGATTGCGCACTGCTGGGGATGCGATCGTGCAAATTACGACGGGAACCGCCTGCCATTTGGAGGCTGAAATGATTGCCCAAGCAGCGCAAAAACTCGATCTGGATCAACTCGAATTACTCGTGATTGAAAATGTGGGTAATCTAGTCTGTCCTGCGGCCTATGATCTGGGCGAGGATTTGCGTATTGTTCTGCTCTCAGTCACTGAGGGAGAAGATAAACCCCTGAAGTATGCCCCCATGTTTAAGACTGCCGACGCGATCGTGATTAACAAAATTGATATTGCGGTAGCGGTGGGGTTTGATCGCGATCGCGCGATCGCCAACCTGCACAAAGTTGCGCCCCAAGCCCCGATTTTTGAAGTCTCTGCTCGCACGGGGACTGGCTTAGAAGCTTGGTATGCCTATCTGCAAGGGCAGCGCGAACGCAAAGCAACAACTATTATGGGGAGTTAA
- a CDS encoding hydrogenase maturation protease produces MTIAIIGYGNTLRQDDGAGYLIATTVQTWQLSQVIAIACPQLLPELAATIAEVDHVLFVDTCLPTVSRTLHHCPLYPPSETGPLAAHASDPRSLLALSQWLYGRCPSASWLMIPGHQFELGETLSPDTEAAMANALEWIQVWLAERGIIRPQLLETCYA; encoded by the coding sequence ATGACGATCGCAATTATTGGCTATGGTAACACCTTGCGACAGGATGACGGAGCCGGTTATTTGATCGCCACTACCGTACAAACCTGGCAATTGTCCCAGGTGATCGCGATCGCCTGTCCCCAGTTATTACCGGAACTGGCGGCCACGATCGCCGAAGTTGACCACGTGCTTTTTGTCGATACTTGTTTGCCGACGGTGAGCAGGACATTGCATCATTGCCCCTTGTATCCTCCGAGCGAAACTGGGCCATTGGCTGCCCATGCGTCTGACCCACGATCGCTGCTGGCCCTGAGCCAATGGCTTTATGGCCGATGTCCCTCTGCGAGTTGGCTGATGATCCCCGGCCATCAATTTGAGCTAGGGGAAACCCTATCTCCGGATACAGAAGCCGCAATGGCAAACGCTCTAGAATGGATTCAAGTTTGGTTGGCCGAACGGGGCATTATCCGACCGCAACTCCTGGAGACGTGTTATGCATGA